A region of Sulfuricella denitrificans skB26 DNA encodes the following proteins:
- a CDS encoding prevent-host-death protein, with the protein MSTISANDLKTKGISAIEAELAHQPEVIISVRGKDRFVVMDMAHYHYLRECELDAALAETRADLAAGRFVKESAEAHLARLDTTE; encoded by the coding sequence ATGTCGACCATCAGCGCCAACGATCTCAAGACCAAAGGGATTTCCGCCATAGAAGCCGAACTGGCACATCAGCCTGAAGTGATTATTTCGGTACGCGGCAAGGATCGGTTCGTGGTGATGGATATGGCCCATTACCACTATCTGCGGGAATGCGAACTGGATGCCGCGCTGGCCGAGACGCGGGCAGATTTGGCTGCCGGGCGTTTCGTCAAGGAGTCGGCGGAGGCCCATCTGGCGCGGCTGGATACCACCGAATGA
- a CDS encoding type II toxin-antitoxin system RelE/ParE family toxin, producing MSYALVFTAQYIRRAGRFLKRHPELKQQYLKTLQLLEANPFHPGLRLHPLSGRLEGLHSVSINLSYRITLELLISDEEIIPVNVGDHDAVY from the coding sequence ATGAGCTACGCGCTGGTCTTTACAGCGCAATACATCCGTCGTGCAGGCCGTTTTCTCAAACGGCATCCCGAATTGAAGCAGCAATACCTCAAAACACTTCAGTTGCTTGAGGCCAATCCCTTCCATCCCGGATTGCGCCTACACCCGCTGAGCGGGCGGCTGGAGGGGCTGCATTCGGTTTCGATCAATCTTTCCTACCGCATTACTCTGGAATTGCTGATATCGGATGAAGAAATCATTCCCGTCAACGTCGGTGACCATGACGCAGTTTATTGA
- the ypfJ gene encoding KPN_02809 family neutral zinc metallopeptidase, whose amino-acid sequence MRLDDERLSDNVEDRRGSDGGGFSSGRLGIGGVVLALVASYFFGIDPSAVLGLLSNGTQPSPRSVQSHKPPANDEMATFVSKVLADTEDTWTGVFSEAGKEYKVPKLVLFTGSTPTACGTGATAMGPFYCSLDQKVYIDLAFYRDLKERFHAPGEFAEAYVIAHEVGHHVQKLLGTSDRVHAAQQRAGSETKVNSLSVRLELQADCYAGVWGNRANTMRHIIEPGEIEQALAAATAIGDDRLQKQARGYAVPETFTHGTSEQRVRWFKRGIESGDPKQCNTFKTQEL is encoded by the coding sequence ATGCGTCTGGATGATGAACGATTAAGTGACAATGTAGAAGATCGGCGTGGCTCGGACGGTGGCGGCTTCAGCTCGGGAAGGTTAGGCATAGGTGGTGTCGTGCTGGCGCTGGTTGCCAGCTATTTCTTTGGGATAGACCCATCTGCTGTGCTTGGCTTGCTCTCAAATGGCACTCAGCCTTCACCCCGGTCGGTGCAGTCCCATAAACCGCCAGCCAACGACGAAATGGCGACTTTTGTTTCAAAAGTGCTGGCAGATACCGAAGATACCTGGACTGGCGTTTTTTCTGAGGCGGGCAAAGAATATAAAGTTCCGAAACTCGTCCTGTTTACAGGTTCAACCCCGACCGCATGCGGCACCGGCGCCACCGCCATGGGGCCATTTTATTGCTCGCTCGATCAGAAAGTTTATATTGATCTCGCCTTCTACCGCGACCTGAAAGAGCGCTTTCATGCGCCGGGTGAATTTGCAGAAGCCTATGTGATCGCTCATGAGGTGGGCCACCATGTGCAAAAATTACTCGGCACATCGGATCGGGTTCATGCTGCCCAGCAACGAGCGGGCAGCGAGACCAAAGTAAATTCGCTGTCCGTGCGTCTCGAACTGCAAGCCGATTGTTATGCAGGGGTATGGGGCAATCGTGCCAACACCATGAGACACATTATTGAACCGGGGGAAATCGAACAGGCCTTGGCTGCGGCCACCGCCATCGGCGATGACAGATTGCAGAAACAGGCCAGAGGTTACGCAGTGCCAGAAACGTTTACCCACGGCACTTCCGAGCAACGGGTGCGCTGGTTTAAACGTGGTATTGAAAGCGGCGATCCCAAACAGTGCAATACTTTTAAAACTCAGGAGTTATGA